A genomic region of Anas acuta chromosome 1, bAnaAcu1.1, whole genome shotgun sequence contains the following coding sequences:
- the ELK3 gene encoding ETS domain-containing protein Elk-3 isoform X1, with the protein MESAITLWQFLLQLLLDQKHEHLICWTSNDGEFKLLKAEEVAKLWGLRKNKTNMNYDKLSRALRYYYDKNIIKKVIGQKFVYKFVSFPEILKMDPHAVEISRESLLLQDSDCKMAAEGREAHKHSLSALKSTSRNEYIHSGLYSSFTINSLQNQPDTYKPIKTEKLEEKSEGNTPVEEVRTVIRFVTNKTDKQVMRPMVSLPSTSETAAASAFLNSPVSAKISSLMLPNSASISSPSSSSSRSPSLSPTSPLPAEHRSLFLESSCHDSDSLEPLNLSSGSKAKSPSLPPKAKKPKGLEISAPPMVLSSTDIGSIALNSPALPSGSLTPAFFTAQTPNGLLLTPSPLLSSIHFWSSLSPVAPLSPARLQGPNTLFQFPTLLNGHIPVPLPSLDGASSPVLLSPNAQKS; encoded by the exons ATGGAGAGTGCAATCACGCTGTGGCAGTTCCTTTTGCAGTTGCTGCTAGACCAGAAACATGAGCACCTGATTTGCTGGACGTCTAATGATGGCGAATTCAAGCTACTCAAGGCAGAAGAAGTGGCTAAGCTGTGGGGactcagaaaaaacaaaactaatatGAATTATGACAAGCTGAGCCGAGCGCTCAGATACTATTATGACAAG AACATCATCAAGAAGGTGATCGGACAAAAGTTCGTGTACAAGTTTGTCTCGTTCCCTGAGATTTTAAAGATGGATCCACACGCCGTGGAAATCAGCAGGGAGAGCCTTTTGCTGCAGGACAGCGACTGTAAGATGGCCGCCGAGGGCAGGGAGGCGCACAAGCACAGCTTGTCGGCACTGAAGAGCACAAGCCGCAACGAGTACATCCACTCTGGCCTCTACTCCTCGTTCACCATCAACTCTCTGCAGAACCAGCCAGACACTTACAAGccaatcaaaacagaaaagctggagGAGAAGTCAGAAGGGAACACACCGGTCGAAGAAGTGCGGACTGTCATAAGATTTGtgacaaacaaaacagacaaacaagtTATGAGGCCCATGGTGTCGTTGCCTTCCACCTCTGAAacagcagctgcctctgcttttCTCAACTCACCCGTATCAGCCAAAATCTCTTCCTTAATGCTACCAAACAGTGCCAGCATTTCATCTCCGTCGTCATCTTCCTCCAGGTCGCCGTCCCTGTCTCCCACCTCGCCCCTCCCTGCGGAGCACAGGAGCCTCTTCCTTGAGTCCAGTTGCCACGACTCAGATTCCCTTGAGCCGCTGAACCTCTCCTCAGGCTCCAAGGCAAAATCGCCATCTCTTCCCCCAAAGGCTAAGAAACCCAAAGGCTTGGAAATCTCAGCCCCACCTATGGTCCTATCCAGCACTGATATCGGTTCCATTGCCCTCAACAGCCCCGCGCTTCCTTCGGGATCCCTGACTCCAGCTTTCTTCACTGCACAG aCCCCAAATGGATTATTGCTGACCCCAAGCCCGCTGCTGTCTAGCATTCATTTCTGGAGCAGCCTCAGTCCCGTTGCTCCTCTGAgtcctgccaggctgcagggacCAAACACTCTGTTCCAG